tctttttctcatttcttcacaaaatgcaaaaaaatgcaacaaaaatgcaattggtgtagtacccccttaaggcctaGTTCCAGATAACTTGGATAAGGAGTTACAGGGCATTCTATTGACATCTATTCCACAAATacgaaacatcacaatatgtgggctcattttgggctccatGGATGTGAAGAACTCTATCCAGGACAGTTTTGGCGTGTATGGATGATACCAGGGTTTGGGCatgcatggatgattttaatcccattgtactatACTCACACaacaaagttgaggtaattgatctacaGTGATcacatcttttgggtgggttcaacattccctgagttggcaaaacctgcaatcttcatgggcgtattttacttagtgcaaaagtggtcaaaatattgctctgcaaaatgtcttaattttcatgatttggatttatcatattgagcagcattctccttgtgatgtttctagtgtgtagagagggtctacaacatctctgaggtaaaactgacaaatacaaggtatatttcttgatgcttgaagttcggatttcttaaacgtacagtgcatccctatgtactgctgcaagacttcaggtccgtagtaGACCGTAGTCATTtaatatgtttatgataaagactgaagtcttgctggcaggactacttAAGGCCATGATGTGTCAGGCTAGCACTGCTCAATGCTCATGCCGCTCAGTGGCAAGTTTGACGAAATAAAAGGTATCACATCTTTGTACCGTATAGTTTTTAgttgaaaggagtatcccatcatgcattgcagtatatctgcatgtcCCATAGGCATAGCAAATgtattacaaaatataaacaagagccgcttagatatagAGAGCTAcaatttcacaatactttaggggtcatatttttgcaaacaaacgtCTAActagcttccctgatttaagctTGTTATTttaagttgaagtgagggattttgtgtacatctaTATGGTAtattcagttctattatggtaccgcaaagcataatgggatactccattCAGCTGCTGtctaaaaacatgtttaaccttgttcgATGAAATGTATATGGTCGTATGTCATGAACTGGGTACGCTAAAATGGGGGATTCATTAcaattcaacttttttttttcaagtttcgtTCTAGTTTATTCTTAAAGTACTTGGCTATGTTCAAAGTATTTGGTATCAATGTTTTCCTAGAAGTCtgctctacaaaataaaaccATTTGCAGCCCATTTGGACAAGTATTGTGAGAGTTATAGTAACAAATATTCAATTAGGTAACGGGGGGATTCGGCAGTGGGGGCTTCGGCAGTGGGGGATTCCATAGACATTGCACACAAACAGGGCTAAAATGAGTCGCCTATAAATTTACATAAGTAGAGAAGTGAAACACCTGTGGGGCTCTGATTTCACATGCACTTCACTGAATGATAGATCTAACTTATGATGCAAACATAATGTGCTTTAAatgcaattaattaattagttaattggaTGTTAATTAGATACAAATTTTGACCACCTTTTGGCAATGTCCGCCTTGTCCGGCCATTCTGCGCTCACACATATCCCACAAAACAAGGTAGAAGCTTGGATTaacttgattttaactttatttcATAAATATCCATCTCCTTTTAATTActttgatatttaaaatatttaagatAAAGAATTAAGcatttattatcaaatttaatgaCCAGTGGAAGTTGTTTGTCACCTGAGATCAAATCTGTTGCATTTGAGCGACAAGTGTAGGGAATTCAGTATGTTAAATCAAACAGGAAAGGGTGTATCAAGCTAAGCATGATTCAAATGTGGTTATTCCAACAGGTTGTGTTCTTTATGTTGGAATAGATATATGATACATGAAAACAATAAATTTGTACTTCAGGTTCAAGACCATGAAGAAATTTTATGTGCTCAATATCCGCCTAATAATATACCATATTTAAAGTCAccctgtatagtaccattttgcaTAGAGATGACAATTTGCACCGGTGTGAGAGCCATTTAATTACATagggccatgtgttttgaactcgccacccttagcgttacatcacaaatattatgaatttttacaccaatcaagtttcaaattagaatatctccacaactatcaaccctaaacaagcaaaagtatacatttttggaaagctgaaggcaaaagcaatttaaatatacacatttcaactcattgtacagggtgaccttgaagttatacagggtggaataaaaaaaatccaaataaaaaatgggtcacataatgcattgcttattactaacttgcagttataaactgaaagtaatcaacattgatttggttagaggttagggggagcctactgactttggaagaaaaaaaatcacagctgtttggtaatttcgaatacagggtgtccaaaaatatgttcaaatttttttacaattcaacatattttgaactgaaacattttacccctaacccatacaaaaaaaagtaagtccatatttagattcctcatcaaatttcctctcagaaaatgtaaactttgactgtgataggataagtaattaaaaatttagggcaacttttagattttgaagacatccgcattgcttactacagtgtttaatatgaaaacaggtagtattgcacataaaagtttgcatttcatagactaaaccaatcataaagagttcaaaatgattaaaaacaattagcagaataaataatctttcaaaagagctcttaaccatgtctgtagcccatatggatgcaaagatatgatcagttgattcaacgcgcgcacacaaaatctttatttcccatagactttgcacataccgccaccgcctcatccgccaccgcctcatcccccacgtcggtcattctgaactcaaacaactctaactccactatcttagttgataaacaattctcctttggaggtctgttagggcacacatttagctacaacatgacaccaaacacacttcaataccttttgttcaagcagagatataacaatttgaacgagtctcgatttggaaaagcgtaacaacaccaccatttttgggtggcgagttcaaaacgcgtggccatagaAGAAAATGAAGTTTGTATATTCCATAACTACACTTACTACATTAAAcctgtttgattttgatgaaTTTCAGTACTAACGAGTCAAACATACACAgatcaccctgtataatatgCTGATCACCCTGCTGTCACATCTAATACAGAGCGCCTGTGGCTGCACTGTGCTTGGAGCTCCTCATGTTATTCATGATTATACCAGTTTTTCTTCATCTGTGGAAACAAATTTTACACCAATCTAATCATTAAGGATcaaggaacattttggaacacttctTGGCGTTCCTAATGCGTCAACTTTCGTGTTATTTATGATCACATTTTTGATGTGATtctatatttttgtgtgttttactGTACTGTGGATGCTAACTGTCTACATATTGACCAGTTATTGACAGCTGTTGATTGAAATGTACTTGAGTTAACTGTCTTCATACATGGCTAATTTTGGTGTATGGTGTATTTGGATTGTAGCAGCATTGATTGTTACAATCATGACTGTGATTACTGCTCCAACCTATTCAAGGCAGGACCTACTTGACTTGAGACCAGTCAAATCTAAACTACCACCTGATGTGTACAAAACTTTGTGTAGTTTGGATATCTGTTCAAGGATGCCTACAAGAAGAGGTTGCCGTGGAGGAAAGAACAGAGAGCAGTCAAATACAATTTCTTCCCTGGGTCAACAACCAAATACAAGATCTAACAATGATGATTGTTCTAACCCTATACATAGTGCTACAAGTAGCAAATCAAATTTACCTGATGGTGTTAAAACACAAGCAAAACTTTGCATGCTGAACACTCAGTCTATAAGAAATAAGGCTACCGAGTTTGTTGATTTAGTTGTGGATAATAAATATGACATTGTCGCAATTACTGAAACATGGCTCAAACCAGGTGATGATGTCGTAATTGGAGACATCACTCCTGCTGGTTACACTTTTGATCATGTCCCTCGTCCCGGAATAAAGACTGGTGGTGGTGTTGGTCTTCTATACAAATCTACTCTCTCTGTAAAGATTATCGAAATTACTGAGTCTTATAGGTCATTTGAGTCTATTCATGCTGAGATCACCAGTAACTCTCGCTTCTCTGACACTTGTCGTAATATATAGACCGGAAATAAAGGACAAACAAGGAAGAAAGCTCCCTTTCAGTGTTTTCCTTGAAGAATTCAACAACATGGTTGAGAACTACTCCTTGTTCCCATCTGATATCATACTCACTGGGGATTTCAATGTGTGGGTCGAGGATGCAGATGATGCAGATGCCAAAAAGTTCCTAAGCGAACTCTCATCAAATAGTGTAACGCAACACGTGACTGAACCCACTCATGATCGTCATATTTTGGACCTTTTTATAACGAGAGAGTCTGAAGATGTCCTGTCCAATGTCTGTGTTATTCCTGGTCTTTGTAAACATGCTGCTGTAACATGCAATCTTATGTTACAGAAACCACCCCATGAGTGGAGAACATTCACTACCCGCAGTCTCAAAGCTATTGATGTTAACTTGTTTGGCCAAGACATCATTCAGTCTCTCTCATCAATTGACTTTGTTAATGATAATGTTGATACTTGTGTTTCAAAGTATAATGATATGTTGTGCAACCTTCTTGATAAGCATGCCCCAGCCAAAAAACGGCGGGTTATGATTAGACCAAATACACCTTGGTTTAGTGTTGAGATCCATGCTGCAAAGTGTGAAAGAAGGGATCTTGAAAACAAGTGGCGTAAGTCTAAGCTTGAGATAGACCGCCAATTGTATTGTAAGCAGCGTCAAGTTGTTAAACATATGATTGAAGATGCCAAGACAAGTTATTATTCTGCTTCTGTTGATATGTGTGATGGTGACCAAAAGAGTCTGTATAGTGTTGTTAATAATCTGTTACATAAGAACAAGGAGTCAGTACTTCCAAGTAGCTCATCTGATCTTGTTCTTGCTAATAGGTTTTCTGAGTATTTTGTTGACAAGATTGAAAACATCCGTAGTAGTTTTATCAAACATTGTGATGTGCCAAATGATGATTCTTGTGTTCATGTTACCCATATTTCAAATTTTGAACCAGTCACCGAGGAAGAGGTGGGAAAAATTCTCATGAAGTCGCCATCTAGTACATGTGAATTGGACCCTCTACCGACGTGGCTAATTAAAGAGTGTGCTAATGATATTATTCCATTCTTAACATGTATCGTTAACAAGTCTCTTGTCTCAGGTACTTTTCCAAGTGAGCTCAAGCTTGCTTACATCCGTCCTCTTCTGAAGAAATCAGGTCTTGACAAACAGGATTTGAAGAACTATAGACCTGTTGCTAATTTGAGTTTCCTTGGGAAACTGATTGAACGTGTTGTTAATGCTCGCCTATGGTGTATCATTACTCAATACAACTTGCAAGACCCCTTTCAGTCTCATGTATAGACCGAACCATAGCATTGAAACTGCTTTAACAAGAGTTCATAATGACATTCTTCGTGAAATGGAC
Above is a window of Amphiura filiformis chromosome 7, Afil_fr2py, whole genome shotgun sequence DNA encoding:
- the LOC140157953 gene encoding uncharacterized protein, which encodes MVENYSLFPSDIILTGDFNVWVEDADDADAKKFLSELSSNSVTQHVTEPTHDRHILDLFITRESEDVLSNVCVIPGLCKHAAVTCNLMLQKPPHEWRTFTTRSLKAIDVNLFGQDIIQSLSSIDFVNDNVDTCVSKYNDMLCNLLDKHAPAKKRRVMIRPNTPWFSVEIHAAKCERRDLENKWRKSKLEIDRQLYCKQRQVVKHMIEDAKTSYYSASVDMCDGDQKSLYSVVNNLLHKNKESVLPSSSSDLVLANRFSEYFVDKIENIRSSFIKHCDVPNDDSCVHVTHISNFEPVTEEEVGKILMKSPSSTCELDPLPTWLIKECANDIIPFLTCIVNKSLVSGTFPSELKLAYIRPLLKKSGLDKQDLKNYRPVANLSFLGKLIERVVNARLWCIITQYNLQDPFQSHV